ATTATAAACGAAAAATATTTATTTTTTCTTTTAAAAACAAAAGAAAAAAGACTAAAACAAATAGGTGATGGCAGTGTAATCAAACATATTTATGCAAAAGATATTAATAACTTAGAAGCTATTATTCCTGATTTGAAAACCCAAAATTCAATAATAGATATTATTGAACCGCATGAAGAATTATTTTTGAGGCATAATCATTTGGTAAGAATTGATACTATTGAAAATGCTGAAAAAGATATAAAAACATTAATAGATATTATTGAACCAAATGAACTAATAGAAAATAAAATAAAAAAAATGAAAAAAAACATTGATAAAATTTATTTTTGATTTTTTGATAATTTCTCTATAAGGCGCAATAATTTTCTTTATGAAAATGTGTCTTTTATTAAAGGAAAAAATAAAAGTAAAAATCAAAATACATCATGTGAAAAAAATACTTTTATTAATATATCTTCGTTACAAGGGAAAATTAATGATTTTACATGTGATAAGAAAAATGTGCATTTTGGTGATATTTTAATATCTTTAGATGCAACTACAGGTATAGTGAATAATAATATCGAAGGGTTTAATGGATATGCATATAAAGTAGAATCTAAAACAAAAAAAGATGTGGAAATATATTTAAATTTAATAAACAAGTTTAATCAAAAAATTATTAAAAATTTTTCAGTAGGAACAACTATAATGCATGCTTCAAAAGCAAAAAATAAATTAATAAATTTCGAATTTAATCATGTTCAATTAATTGAAAAAATATATTATTTTGACTTTAAATTAAAAAAAATTGAACAAAAAATCCAAAAATTAAAAAACAAAATTTTAAAAATAATATTTTAAAATTTGTTTTTTTAATACAGTTAATATTTTTTTAATTTTTGTTAAAATTATGTATATTTCATTTATCTTTAAATCAATATTATAAGTTTTTATTAATTTCAATTCTAAAATATTGTTTTTAGTAATGTTTTTTTGAGCAGCGCCAGTAGCTATATTTAATAATTCTGTTTTTTGTTTTTTTATGCTTTCTGAAATATTTAATGGGTAATCTGAAGTTAATGATAATGTTCTTTGATTAGAAACTCAATTTTTTGATGTTATAACTTTTGATGTACCAATTGTGCCTGAAAGCCCTGTGATAATATCCCCAATATTTAATAGATTATTTTTCATAAAGTTAGTTTCTTGATTTTGTGTTAAAGAATTTCCGATATTTGATATTTTAAAAATTTTGTATTTTCCATTATCTTCTATATGCTTTTTGTTATAAGCAAAACCAGTATTTATTTTATATGAAATATCTTTTATCAAAACATTACTTAATTTTCTTTGTTGGTAAATTTTTAATATTTTTTTTTCAATTTGAATAATTAAATTTTTTGTTTGCTCAATGGGTTCAATAATATCTATTATTGAATTTTGGGTTTCTAAAGGTGGGATTTTTACACTATAATATGACAAATCATTATTACTTAAAAAACCTTGAGCCGAACCTTTGGCGATTGCGTTTAAATTTAATTGATTCATTTTTAATAAATAAAACAAAAATTTTGTATTTACAATACTATTATCAGGCTTTAAAACAAAACAGTTACTTGTAGTAGAGAATTTTTCATTTACATAAATAACTGTTCCAGCATATGCACCATGACTTGTAATTAATATATACTCACCATCAAAAATAAAAGTATTAAGTTTACCAAAAATTCCATTATCTTTAGTTTTGGATGAATAAACATTAAATTCACCATTTTCTAGTGTTTCATTTTGTTTTATATTTTTACCTTTTAAAAATTTAACAATTTTGTTCAATTCATAAATTGCCATTAAAAAACTAAATCCTTTCATTTGTTTTAAAAAATTATTATTTTTTTTAAAAAAATTTTTTTATTTAAAAAAAAATAAAATAATATACAACGTTATATCAAATATTATCATGTAAATTGTACTATAATTCAATGTTTTTATATAATAAATAAATCATTAATGGCAATTTATAAACTTGGGGATATAGTCAAAATAAAAAGAGGGAATATAATAAATTCAAATGATTTAAAAAATAATCCTGGAGATTATCCAGTTATATCTTCTAACACCAAAAATAATGGTGTCTTTGGATATATAAATTCATATATGTATGATGGAGAATATATAACTATTAGCGCTGATGGAGCATATGCAGGAACAGTTTTTTTACAAAAAAATAAATTTTCTATCACAAATGTTTGTTTTATTTTAATTCCTAAAATAAAACAACTTTTTAATGAAAAATATTTATTTTATTTATTGAAAAAAAGTGAAAACAAAATAAAAAAACAATCAATTGTTGGATCATCTAGACCTGCAGTTAGAGAGTATACATTGCGAACTTTAGAAATTAATATTCCTCCATTAGAAATACAAAATTCAATAATAGATATTAATGTTTTTATATCTTTTTCAGCATTTTCAATAGTATCAATTCTTACCAAATGATTATGCCTCAAAAATAATTCTTCATGCGGTTCAATAATAGATATTATTGAACCATTAGAAAAACAATTAAACCTTATTAAAGATCAAATAAACTTATTCAAAAAGCAACAAGATTTTTATTCTAATAAATTATTAACTAGTTTGGGCAAATTTTATAAACTTGGGGAAATTTCTAATGTAATTTCTGGTAGAGGACCTAATGGAGTAAAAAATATTGAAGCTTTTAAAAGTGAATATGGTGGAGTCAATTGACTTTTAGTTAAAAATTTAAAAAGTAATCAAATTCAAGGTGAAATTGGAAAATATAATTTTGATCCTTTAAAACACAAATTAATAAAATTGAATAAAAATGAAATGGTTTATTCTATGTACGCTACACCTGGAATTGTTGCAATTAACTTTGAAAATAATGATTTATATATTAATCAGTCTTTTTGCAAAATCATTCCAAACCCACATATTGTAATTCAAAAATATTTATATTTTTATTTAATAAAAAATAAAAATAATTTTTTAAAATTTTCTTCAGGAACTACACAAAAAAATTTAAATTTAAGTTTAGTAAAGAAATTTAACATTAATATTCCACCTTTAGAAACGCAAAATTTATTAATAAGCATTATTGAACCATTAAAATATAAAAATCTTTTTAATTAAATTTTTATTTTTTTAAAAAAACTTGTTTTTAAATGATAAATTTCATTTTTATTTTTAAAAAATTATTATAGTATTTAATATATAAAAATAACAACAAGCAAAATTTTAGCTTTGTTGTTATTTTTTAGGTTTTTATTGTTTCTTTTTTGATCAATTAACATATTTTTTCTTGTAGCTTTGACTAGAATTAGGGAGTGATTTTACGAATTTACATTTTGGAAAATTAGAACATCCAATAAATTTTTGTCTTGTTGCTTTGTTGAAGCGGAAAATTAAATCAACATTATCTTCTGGACACATTTCATCAACTTTTTGAATAGCACTTGTTCTAGTTATATTTTCTGTTGTTGTTTCAACATTTTTTTGAAAGTCTTCTCAAAAAATATCTAAAACTTTTTTGTAATCTTCTGTGCCTTCAGCAATTAAATCTAATTTTTCTTCAATTGAAGATGTATATTTTTCATTAATTATTTCAGGACTTATTTCAAATAGTTTCTCTAATACAATTGATCCAAAATCGGAAGGTATTAATGTTTTCTCTCCGTTTTCAACATATAATCTTTCTTTTAATGTTTTAATGATTGTGGCAAATGTTGATGGTCTACCTACTTTAATTTCATCCATTGCTTCAATTAAACTACCTTCACTATATCTACTTGGTGGTTGAGTTTCTGAATTAATTAATTTATATTCTTTGATTGGGACAACATCATTAAGTTTTAAATTAAGTTTTTTTTCTTTATTTAATTTGTCTGGCATTATTTTATAATAACCATCAAAAATAATATCTGATTCTGTTGCTTTAAAACTATGATTATTGTTTTCTAATTCGTATCTGACTGTTTTTCTAATTGGAACATTCATAGTAGCTTGTAAAGAATTTTGATAAATTAATGAATAAATTTTATAATCTATTTCTTTTAATTCAAACATTTCTTTTGCTTTATCAGGAGTTAAATTTAAATCTGTTGGTCTAATAGCTTCATGGGCATCTTGATCACCTGCAAAACCTTTTATATCTTTCGCTACATACTCTTGACCAAAATTTTTAACAATAAATTGTTGTGCATGCTCTAAAAATGTTTTGCTTAATCTTGTTGAATCAGTTCTAGGATATGAAATAAGTCCACCAGAACCATAACCTTCATATAAACTTTGTAAACTAGCTTGGACAGCTCCAGATGAAATCCCTGCTCTTTTATATAAAACTGATTGTTTGAAAGGTGTGACTTTAGCTTCTTTTTTTTCTGAAACTTTTATATTTTTTACTACTAAATCACCTTTTAATTCTTTTATGATTGCTTCTGCTTCTTTTGGTTCAATTCATAAAGAATTATTTTGATATGGTTTTATATTATTAAAATATTCAAATTCTATTTCATCACTTTGTAATGCTTTAATGGTTGAATATTGAATTGGAACAAAACTTTTACGCTCTTTCTCCTTGTCAATTATCAATTTAAGTGCAACAGATTGCACTCTACCAGCTGTTGGTGTAATTGGTGGTTGTGAAATTTTTAAGTCTACTATTCTTGAAAGTCTAAAACCAATAATACGGTCTAAGATTCTTCTAGTTTTTTGAGCATTAACTAAATTTTGATTAATTAAAAGTGGGTTTTCAATAGCATTTTTAATAGCTGTTTCTGTAATTTCATTGTATTTAATTCTTTTATATTTATTTTGGATTTCTAATAAATTAACCAAATTTGCGGCAATTGCTTCACCCTCACGATCAGGGTCGGTTGCAATCAAAATTTCATCAAATTTCTTAGATGCTGCTTTTAGATCTTTAATAACCTTTTTCTTATCTTGTTTTCTTCATATATAGGTTCTCAAGTATCTAAATTAACTCCAAATCCAAATTACCAGCTGTTTTGAGTTCTAAAACATGACCTACTGAAGCCATAACTTCATAGTCATTTCCTAAATATTTTTTAATAGTTTTAATTTTATTTGGTGACTCAACAATTACTAATTTTGCATTAAATCATTATAGCAAAATTTTTTATCTTTTAAAGTTAATTACAAAAATAGGCAATTTAATTTACAAAATTAAACAAAATATTTTATTTTTTCTTGCAATATTAAAAAAAGTAACAAAAAACTTGATTTATGACTAAATCAAGTTATTTTTTATGTTTAAACAAAATAATTAAATTACGTTATTTTAAATTTAGCTTTGCTTTGTGTCTTTCTAAAGTAGAACTTTTATTAATATTTTCACTATCTGGCACTAATAAAATAGTTTCTAATTTATTATTTTGTAATTTATTAGATAATGCTAAATCGATTTCATAGTCAAAATCAATTTGATTCCTTGCTGATCTAATTAATCAATTAACATTAAGTTGTTTAGCAATATCAGCTGTTAAATTATTATCATTTATAATAATCTCAACATTTTTTAGTCCAACTATTGCTTGCTCTACAATTTTTTTTCTTTTCTCAAAAGAAAAATCAATTTCTTTATCTGGATTTATAGTTATAACTAAATAAACATAATCAAAAATAGATAAAGCTTTTTTTTAAAATGCTTAAATGTCCTTCATGAAAAGGAGCAAAACTTCCAGGATAAAGTGCTTTTTTAGTTAAATAATTTTTTTGCATCTTGTGCAATCATTAATTCTTCATTTGTTCTAATAACATAAACAGGAATAGCTGAATCACTTGTTGTTATAAGATGACTTGATGCAATTTCACTTGGTGAT
The sequence above is a segment of the Mesomycoplasma neurolyticum genome. Coding sequences within it:
- a CDS encoding restriction endonuclease subunit S; protein product: MAIYKLGEIIQVISGNSKLTKKYVDANNGEFGVVSSSSFNNGIFGYINTFLYEKGITISKDGSIGNVFWQDKPFSINTGAFLVKPKDLSIINEKYLFFLLKTKEKRLKQIGDGSVIKHIYAKDINNLEAIIPDLKTQNSIIDIIEPHEELFLRHNHLVRIDTIENAEKDIKTLIDIIEPNELIENKIKKMKKNIDKIYFWFFDNFSIRRNNFLYENVSFIKGKNKSKNQNTSCEKNTFINISSLQGKINDFTCDKKNVHFGDILISLDATTGIVNNNIEGFNGYAYKVESKTKKDVEIYLNLINKFNQKIIKNFSVGTTIMHASKAKNKLINFEFNHVQLIEKIYYFDFKLKKIEQKIQKLKNKILKIIF
- a CDS encoding restriction endonuclease subunit S; the protein is MAIYELNKIVKFLKGKNIKQNETLENGEFNVYSSKTKDNGIFGKLNTFIFDGEYILITSHGAYAGTVIYVNEKFSTTSNCFVLKPDNSIVNTKFLFYLLKMNQLNLNAIAKGSAQGFLSNNDLSYYSVKIPPLETQNSIIDIIEPIEQTKNLIIQIEKKILKIYQQRKLSNVLIKDISYKINTGFAYNKKHIEDNGKYKIFKISNIGNSLTQNQETNFMKNNLLNIGDIITGLSGTIGTSKVITSKNWVSNQRTLSLTSDYPLNISESIKKQKTELLNIATGAAQKNITKNNILELKLIKTYNIDLKINEIYIILTKIKKILTVLKKQILKYYF
- a CDS encoding toprim domain-containing protein gives rise to the protein MVIVESPNKIKTIKKYLGNDYEVMASVGHVLELKTAGNLDLELI
- the topA gene encoding type I DNA topoisomerase; the encoded protein is MRTYIWRKQDKKKVIKDLKAASKKFDEILIATDPDREGEAIAANLVNLLEIQNKYKRIKYNEITETAIKNAIENPLLINQNLVNAQKTRRILDRIIGFRLSRIVDLKISQPPITPTAGRVQSVALKLIIDKEKERKSFVPIQYSTIKALQSDEIEFEYFNNIKPYQNNSLWIEPKEAEAIIKELKGDLVVKNIKVSEKKEAKVTPFKQSVLYKRAGISSGAVQASLQSLYEGYGSGGLISYPRTDSTRLSKTFLEHAQQFIVKNFGQEYVAKDIKGFAGDQDAHEAIRPTDLNLTPDKAKEMFELKEIDYKIYSLIYQNSLQATMNVPIRKTVRYELENNNHSFKATESDIIFDGYYKIMPDKLNKEKKLNLKLNDVVPIKEYKLINSETQPPSRYSEGSLIEAMDEIKVGRPSTFATIIKTLKERLYVENGEKTLIPSDFGSIVLEKLFEISPEIINEKYTSSIEEKLDLIAEGTEDYKKVLDIFWEDFQKNVETTTENITRTSAIQKVDEMCPEDNVDLIFRFNKATRQKFIGCSNFPKCKFVKSLPNSSQSYKKKYVNWSKKKQ